The Drosophila sechellia strain sech25 chromosome 2R, ASM438219v1, whole genome shotgun sequence nucleotide sequence AAAGTTGCCTTGCCCCTTATTGCTCCCTCATAGTCCCCTTTTAGCCCCCTTTTAGTCCCCTTATCTCCCCCTTATAGTCCCCTTTTAGTCCCCCTTTCACCCTCTCTTAGCCCCCTTATCTCCCATCTATATGCTACAATGCTAACTGAACAATCGCACTAAAAACCCACTACCTCCTCCCGCTCCGCCCAACAAAAAACAGGCCACTGTGGACACACCAGCCCCTGCGAACAACTATGCTACGAGATCCACGATGGAATGTACGAGTGCGACTGCATCGAGGGCTACGAGCTGAACAAGAACGGTTACAGCTGTCAAGGTGCGTTCAggatgggattgggattgggattgggtttgggtttggggtTGGGATtggagatacatacatatgtgtgaaTGCATAGATGCAGCTCACTAACGCCAGGCCACAAAAGTGATTTGGCATTTCGGTTATTATTTGGAAATCACGTGTAATGGATGGCACTGGCATCGCAAAGTGGGCGGGATGAGCCACCCGATTACATGTGGAATGCCCCATACTCTggtgttatttatttttggcaacgACTTGTTTGGGGAATTTGAAATTTTGCAATTGTTAAGCTTCGAAATTTTGTGGTCCCCCGGCTGGTAGAcaaattgatatttttgtgtttgttactccgtattatttatatatgtgcCTATGTTTTGCATGTAATTTGTGTTATTTTCGACAATGTGTTGAAAAAATTACATGGCATACAATCAGTTAGttctaatttaaaataatatagatcACGTTTTTATTCCACTCATCCGTAACTTTTGAGTTgggaatatttaatttttgcgaaattttttctttgttaaTAGGGGAATTAAAGTATTAAATATCATTAATTTTGCCCGCTCACTCgctgaatttaattaaaatggttGCATTTCGTAACCGGATCCATTTCGATTTTCCAGTAATTAACGCCACTTCCAACAGTTTGGATGGGCGTGGCAAGTCGGACGAGGATGTGCTCTACCAGAAGGGCGCCTCGTTCAGCGCCAAGTTGGCGAACGACGATGGTGGCAAGGCGATGGCCAAGTCCACGTTCACCCTATCCGCCTCGCCGGCGGGCAACGAAAACGGAGAGGATGAGTCCGGATCCGAGGGCGACAGCTACGATTACGGCGAGCTGGAGGACAGCAACTCGGAGACACAGGAACAGAAGCAGCAATTGCTGAAtcttcagcagcaacagcaacagaaagTCAATTCAAACGATTACTACATATCAGCGGAGAGCATCAACTTCAATTCGGAGTCCGagggccaggagcagcaggatgTGGTCGACTTCAAGGCGGCCAGCACGATGCTGCCCAGCTCAGTGCCCTCCACGCCCAGCAGAAGCACGACAAGGGCAACCGCCAGCACAACCACGACGACCACGACCACAAGGCGATCCCCCACCAGGGCGCCCAAGCAGCGCGTGGATGTGGACTATGGCGAGGGCGATGGCAGCGATGACTATAGCTACAGCTATAAGTCGGACATGTCCGTCTACGACGATGTCAACAATAATCAATTAAACTTAAGACGCAACAGCAAATCGCAAACATATCAGAAGACAAGCAATACCAACACGGCCAAGAACCGCAGGAAGTACCCCAACGTAACCAGCAACAAGGTCCAAATGCATATCACGAGGGAGACCAACCGACTTGAGAACATATCAGCAGCGGAACCGGCTGTCGTGGGAGCAGCCATGACAACAGACAGGTGGGTCACACAAACGTATTGCTTGGGGGGGTTGTTGAATTCCTCATCCAATTTGGATGGGCGAAATCCTTTGGCCTTTGGAAAAGGATCTCTTTGCTGGTCATGTCGAACGAACTCAGGTATGCAGATGCGTACATGATGGTTGCCAAAGCAGGAAAAGTACtttaaaactaatttaatgTACTTTAATCAACTTATCCCACTGCAGGAGCACTCCCACATGCAATCTGGATTGCGGTTCCGATGGAATCTGTGCCTTGGAGGCAACTGCCGCCAGTTCTCGTTGTCTTTGTCCCTTTGGCAAAACGGGCACTGGCTGTCAGGAAGGTAAGTGTTTGACTCAAAGGACCAACTCGTAGAGAACTTAACATGGTTACTTTATAAACGCGCAGATATTCGAGCCCATGTGCCGCGTTTCGCCAAGCGATCCTGGCTAGCATTTCCGGCGCTCCATGGCGCCTACAAGCACGTCCAACTGCGCATCGAATTCCGTCCAGAGTCCTTTGACGGCATTATCCTGCTGAGCGGAGAGCGCGATGACCTCACCGGTGACTTTATGGCCCTGCTACTAAACAAGGGCTTCGTGGAGTTCTGGTTTGACTGTGGTTCCGGCGTGGGCAGCGTTCGATCCCGGGAGACCATCCTGCTGAACGAATGGAACTCGGTGATCATCTACCGGCATCGATGGGATGCCTGGCTGGTACTCAATCATGGAACCAAGGTCCAGGGAAGATCGAATGTAAGTTCGCTGTTTAGAGTTaggaaaactttttataaATGAGTTAAACTCTTTCAGGGATTGTTCTCACGCATCACTTTCCGGGAACCAGTTTTTCTGGGTGGAATTGGCAACATAACTGGATTGGCCAAGCGTCTACCTCTGGCCGAGGGATTCGCCGGCTGCATTCGTCGTTTTGTGGCCAACGAACATGACTACAAGTTCACAGACCATCCCCTGGGCGATGTCATCAATGGATTCGATATACGTAAGATGTGACTTATGAAGTTTCAAACAGAGTAATATATTGATAACTTCCCACAGAGGACTGTTCCACCGACAAGTGTGTGAGGTATCCTTGCCAGCATGGTGGCAAGTGCCTGCCTTCAGACCAAGGCGCCATATGCCTATGTCCAATAGGCTTTGTTGGAGATCTGTGTGAGATTCGAATGGATCTACAGGTGGGTGTTCTCTGAAAGATCTTACAGGCTTTCGGTTATTCATGTACTTACCATCTCTCAGGTTCCCGCCTTCAATGGCTCATCTTTCCTGCGCTACGCTCCACTGGGCGATAGTGCCCTCATTTGGTTGGAGCTAAAGGTTACCCTTAAGCCCGAGCAAGCAGATGGCTTGATCCTGTACTCGGGTCCAGAGCATCGAGGTGACTTTATAGCCCTCTACCTCAACGACGGCTTTGTGGAGTTCGCCTTTGATCTCGGCAGTGGTCCAGCTTTAGTGCGGTGAGCATAACACCCAAACTGGGTCACATTTATGAGACATTTGTTATTAACTATACGGGTTTTCTTTCCAGGAGCGAACATTCCCTCAGTCTGGGTCAATGGCACACCATCAAGATCTCGCGAACAGCTCGACTGGCGGTGCTCAAGGTAGGAAGTCTTTACTGTCCTTCAACTTCCGTTACCCATTCTTTATATCCCATTCCTTAGGTGGATAAACATCAGGAGGTCTTAACCATTTCTTCGAACGGTTTCTGGCACTTGTCGCTGGACCAGAATCTCTTTGTGGGTGGCGTTAACCACGTGGATCGTCTGCCTTTGGACCTCAAGTACAAACCCTTCTTCGTTGGCTGCATCCAGAGGGTGAGTGGTACACATCCCGTTTCCGCTTTCAATCCCATTGTCTACCATTGTTCACCACTCACAGATCGACATCAATGGCCACTCGCTGGGCATTGTGGCGGAGGCATTGGGTGGCAGCAACATCGGCAACTGCCCCCACGCCTGTGTGGCACGACCCTGCGGCCCCCTGGCGGAGTGCGTGCCTCAAATGGAGAGCTACGAGTGCCGCTGCAGCATCCACAATGAGCGCTGCAACAAGGCCGCCGAGGTGCCGCCCGAGCAGCTGCCCGTGCTGGCTCTCCACAAGTCCAAGGTCCTCGAGGCGAAGGACAATGGGGAGGCGGCGAAGAAGGTGTCTGGATTGGCGCACAAGAAGCATTCCAAAAAGCACAGGAATTTGCATAAGCCAACCCCTGCCAAGAGCACGACCACAAGCACCACCTCAACCACCACCACGACCACTGAAGCGCCTTCTGAGAGGACAGAGGAAGCCACTGCGGGGGCGCTAAGCAACGAGGAAATCGAAGATGATATTATATTCCGTCttgtgcagcagcaacagcagcagaaagaGCTCAAGAAGCAGCATCAGCAGACGACTACTACTGCCCCAGCCACCTCAGCCACATCCAGTGGTCCACCTAAAGCAAAGCCCAGGCTTTCAGGGAAGCACCATGCCAGCAAGCACGAGCACCATCAGAAGCCCAATGCTGCCTTCACCCGCAAGCTGAGTCGCCTGCCCACCCACTACGAGAGTTTCCAgacgaaccccgacagcgatATCCTCACCTTCGAGGACAACAATGACTGGGTGACCAgtctgcagcagcaggagtaCGACGATGCCATGGCGGCCAGTCAGGTGCCATTGGCCTTTGAGGATGGAAGCCCCGGTACTCCCAGGTCGAGTGACAACAACGAAGATGACGAGAACGCCTTTGTGTTCGATGAGTCTCTTTTTGACGCCTCCGATGGAACGGAGGAGTACCAGCGCAAGCAACTGGCCCAGGACATGAAGCGCATCATGTCAAATTCGAATGCGCACTCTAGTCACAAGAAGGCAGAGGTCCAGTTTCCACCTCAAGGTAGTCAAGAAGTGGTTTCCCCCAACGAAGACACCTCTCAGTACAGCGACGACTACAACGATGATGAGCTTTTGACGCCAGTTATGCAGGGCGGTGAGGAAGTCAAGCTGGAACCGCATGCCTCCAGCACACCGCAGACCCACACCGACTGGAGTCTTCTGAAGAAGTTCGACCTGTCCGCCGAGCACCAGTCGCAGGTTCAGGGCGTACGCAAGAATTTCGGAGCTTGTTTCGCCGGCAGCGACAGCTATTTCCACTACAATGACGCGGACACCATGAGCCAGGTAATCAGCTACAGCATCGATCTCAATCTGCGCATCAAGACGCACTCGGAGAACGGCGTGATTCTGTGGACAGGACGCCAGGGAACGACGGAGGAACACGACGACTACCTCTCGCTGGGCATCGAACAGGGGTGAGTGGAAGGGTGGGATCTCCATTCCGCATGTActtatacaatatatattccGAACAGGTACTTACACTTCCGCTATGACTTGGGATCTGGTGAGGTTGATATCCGCTTCAATGGCACCAAGGTCAGCGATGGTCTGTGGCATCGCGTGAGAGCCATAAGGTGAGCACTAAATCTTATAGGTTCTAAGAACTAAAAGGATAAAAGCCTTGACGTTGATACCTGAAACTTACTAGTCCTAACCAAACCCCTTACACTTCTAGAAACTCTCAAGAGGGCTATCTGGAGGTGGATGGCAGAAAGACAGTCACTTTGCGGGCGCCTGGTAAACTCCGCCAGCTTAACACGGACACCGGTCTGTACGTGGGTGAGTATCTATGAGACATGATAGTTCTATGCGGTATACTAAGGGATGTCCTTGTTACAGGTGGAATGCCCGATGTGGGTTACTTCACGCACCAGCGCTACTTCAGCGGCATTGTCGGCTGCATCTCGGAAATCGTCCTGGCCGGCGAAATGAAACTCAACTTCGATCCAAATACGCTGGGAACGGAGCACAATGTGGAGACGGGCCTCCTATGAAACGCTGCACGCACGCCTCAAGACTTTTGATATCGACTAGTTTAAATTATATGTTAAACCACACAAATGTCCTTCGTCGATTTGTGTTTGTACAAATACGcttttaaaaccaaaaaaaaaacagagagaAATCGAAATTGCAGAGTTAGGATGAGGAACATTTTTTTACACCACGATACGGAGGAGAGACGAACTAAATCTAGATGGGAAACATACTACATATTATATACACGCATATTGAGTATATACAAATGGGcatacatagatatatatatatatacatatatatttaaagcaGAGGAAAACAATTCGAAAAACCAAGGCACGCTTCTTATAGAGCCTGTGACTGTCAATACTTCAGATCGGAATAGTTTATATATAACTTTAGCAAAGGATTTATATCGGAGGCGTAGTTCATATAGAATATGAAACAAGATCGGAAAAATCGGAGTAACCGAGCTGTCCATTTGGAGCGATTTGCGAACTTAACGAAATTAACGACAAACGATTAACGAATTAACGAATGGCGTAAGAGATACTTTAGTGTGTGGTCGCTTTTTTTGAACGAACCGTTACGCTTTACATGCAGAGCTGCCATCTTTTTGTACCACATATACACACAACGactactcacacacacacacactacaAGCACAGAAGAACTAACACGgttacaaatgcaaattggcaaTTCTTTCGTTTTTCGCATAGCTGTACCTTAAACTATAAACTGTAAACTGTATAACTGTACATTCTGTACTATGTGGCACTTCTTGGAAGGTCCAGTCCAAAAACGAACGAATCAAAGACCGGAAACGAGATAAATCGCGATATGTAGGTGGAAGTGGGATGCGATGAGATGAGGAAACAAACATATTAAGTGGTAAGTTAATAAATGTGTAGCGTGTACTAGCTTGTAAGTCGGcacactaacacacacacacacacacacacgaacgaAACACACTCACAAACACACGCCTGCCTATATTAACTTTTATATCAAAATCGTAAGATACTAAAGACACCAAAGATACTTAAGACATACGTAAGAACACCAAAACAAACACACTATTTAAACACTTGAAAAAGCGCTGAGTCAGAATTGAAACTAGTGGGCGatttttaacaatttataCTATACAATAAAACACTCACAACAACCACAAACAacagacaaaaacaaaaacaacaagaacaactaGCTAAtggaaaccaaacaaaaaacgaacGCAAAGCAATTTAACAATCCCATAGCGAAATTTTTAAATGCGAGACAAACAACTAATCCGAATAGCCTGTTGAAACAATTGTAAAAGAGCGAACAAAGTATGGTATATGGTAAatggtaaataaaaataactaaCTAAGGAGGTGGAATCGTTTGTATTCGTCTTATGAATATAATTTTGTAGCTTAATGAGATAACAACCACGTATGTAGTTATATATACATCATAAACACATATGCGTAACTATATATGACTATGAGAAACTATAGAAACAATGGCGTAAAATGAATAAAGAAATCACAACCACCAATCAAtgtaaaactaaattaaacgACATTCAATGTAGCTTATTTATATAACAAATGAAGATCGCGGCATTGAGATATTTAATTTCGTACATTGGTTtgcagaaaataaattaaaaaaggatTATAAATGTTGTTTTCTTGCTTTTGGTTAAACTGATGCGGCCTATCAAATTTGAACTTCCCGCTATTTAGCAACCGGTTAACCGGTTGAGCTGGTTCATCTGTGGACTGTTGCCAACGCTGGTTCCGAATTGAGCTTTATTCCGTTTAGCGGTCAGCCGATAGAACTAGTTCTAAagtgtttttagttttaaatcacGTTAATGTTTCCATTATACGATTTATTATAAGGAAATTTTTagaaaacgaaataaaagGACCTGATATAATGGTAAAGTGTattcatatttattataaataaagttCTTGGTAatgtaatatattttcatcAGCTGAACCGTTACTGTTCCCCAAAACATGAATATTTCACTAAAATATCGATAATTACTATCGCTCGCTGGTCACCTCTGCTGCGGacctggttgttgttgttgtggtccGCCAAGTGAATTTTAGCCAACTCTCTGAGATCAAGATTGAGAAATATCCGTAGACTGAGATCAGATCGGACTGCGGAAGAGGGGCCAACCAACCAGACGCGGAAGTAACAACCTTCAACTCCAGCCATGGCCGCTGTGCTGCCGGAAAACGCGGCCGAGATCGCGGTGGCCAATGCAATCAATAACATCAacgggaatggaaatgggaacgGGCGCAATCGGGTGCTACCTGGCGGATTAGGTGGTGGTGGACAGGTATGTAATTACCCATGGATTGTTTAGAACACAACACTCTTATCTTTTTCCCGACTTGCAGAACAACATGATGAATATGCGGGATCGACTGTTCCATGCCATATATTTTCGGGCGGCGGCCACCTATGCGGAGTTGGTTCCAAGGTAAGAGTCATTGGCCCCCTTATCTGCCCACCCTTATCACCCGCAtatgattttccatttccaggAAGGTGCAGTTGACCATTGAGTtcctgctgctggccaagGCGTTGCTGTTCTTCTTTACGCTCATCTACGTGCACAACTCCTTCATCAAGAATCCCTGCACTTGCCTGCAGGAGGTTAAGAACTGGCCGCGCGAAGGCGTCATCAGGCATGGATTACCTTTGGAACATATTTTCAATCATTGTTAAGCCAGTACTTCTTTGCAGAGTGGAGATCATTCCTCACCTGGCGGAGAAGCGAGCAATTTGGCAGGGAATCAAGAGGGACCAAGAAATAGTGCGCTCCCTAAAGGATTCCTAGTGAGCATACAAAACATTCCTTAATAAAGGGGTACATTCATGTATACTAATTTGTTTCAGCTACTATGGCATTGGACCCCAAACTCGGCAAAATCAAGACACGCTTAAACGGTACGAGTCCATTCTGGGAAAACTGGGTCTGCCCGTCCGACCAACCTTCGCTTACAGTAACGAATCCCTGTACTACTACTTTGATGCCATCAACATCCTGGACACCTACGACCATCCCAATGCAATACAGCTCAAGAACGAAGAGGATGATGGTTGGAAAttctaaatataaattatatagttTTTCCTAATGAGCATATTCTATTGTAGAAGAGCAGTACATTGTGGAGTATTCATTGGAGTATGGCCACCTCCGCTTGTCTTCATCCACGCGAAAGCGTCTACGCATTCCCGTGCTCACTGTCCAATTGGATCCCAATACGGACAAGTGTTTTGGGGACAGTTTGACGCGTTATTTGCTCAAACGTTTGCTAGGGTAAGAAATAACCTTTCGTTTAAGGCTCAGCTGCATTTTGTAACTATGTTCCCTTCGTTTATAGCTATGATGACTTACTAATGGCATCCGTACGAACTATAGCCGAGCAGGAAGAGAATAAGGGCTACCTGCGCAATGTTATAACCGGCGAACATTATCGCTTCGTCTCCATGTGGTGGGCAGCCTGGAGCAGTTACCCGGCTGCCTTCTGTGTGATGTTACTATTCGTAAGTCAACTGAAATCACGGGGATTATATAGTTACTAAAATAAGTTTGTGTTTCAGACCTTCTCAGTGTCGATGTTGCTGCGCTACTCACACCACCAGATCTTTGTGTTTATAGGTACTAAATTCACACAACCCACCCAAGCTTTAATATACTTTAAGGACATTTTTTTCTCTTTCAGTCGACCTGCTGCAGATGCTGGAGTACAATGTGTCCGCCCGGTTCCCAATCGCACCGTTGCTCACTGTCATATTGGCGCTCGTAGGTGTGGAAGACTCTGCCTAATGATTCATTTGCATTCCCATTAACgcttgtatttgtattttttcttcaGGAATGGAAGCCATCATGTCGGAGTTCTTTAATGACACCACCACGGCCTTCTACATCATACTGATTGTCTGGATCGCGGATCAATACGATGCCATCTGCTGTCACACGAGCATCACCAAGCGTCATTGGCTCAGGTGCGTACCAGTTCGATATCGTTACTTTTCCCAAACGTATCCAGACCAACAGAGTATCCCCATTCTGGccatgtttatttttgtttttactgtGAAATCGTCCGTGCCCCGGACAAATGACAAATTCAATTACATTAAGTCTGCAATCCTTTCCAGCATCTATGTGTTACCGCTGCCCGGCCATAGATAATAGCTTCCACCCGGCATCTTGGCCATCCCAACCCACCTCAGTCATCAGCACTTAACAGTTCATTTCGTTCGGTTCGCAGATTTTCCTTCTCTTTGGTCTCAGTCCGGGTATTTTGCACTCTTCTCCCAATCCAACCGCCGGCGTCCCGGTTgttatttgaaaattaacTTGGCTTGCGCAAGCCTCCCCCGGGGCCGGAACAAATCGACCAGTGGCCGCCACCCCTTCGCCAGGGGGCGGGGCAGGCCCCTCCCTCGCCAACCTCCACGTCCTTCCCTCTACCCTCTCATCCATCCACCCACTCAAACACACAGACACCGGCAAACAGAGAATTTCATCACTTAAGTCAACAAGCGTAACCCAAGCGCCGTTTCTCCATATAGCCATCATGCATATAGCTCCTGACCAACTGGCCCAAGCAACTGAGCCGCACCATTagcaaacatttaaataaacacGCTGCCCCCATAGCGGAAAAcgaaaaaaagggggaaaattCGAAGAAAAAAAGCTATGGAAATTTAGAGCTGCTCATTCCCGTTGTTCGATCGACATTAATGACCATGCACGTCAGGACAGCGGACAACCCCATCCTTGCCAGAAACAGAGCTACTTTGCGGTTTATTACGCGCACTTTGCATAATTGAGAGCGGCCGCCGCAAGAAATTATTtccatctttttttttcggccACTTTTCCGGACATCAATTTCCACGATGCGCTGAACGGACCATCAATAATTCAAGAAGACACTCGAAAATTCCCTTTTCGGCGAGGGCCAAGGTCCGCACGCCTTGATTATGAATTCATGTGCCTGCATCCAGCCTCAATCACTGGCCACGCCACCGCCTTGCGGTGTTGATTTTGCGTAATTTGCGCCGAATTAAAAGGCTATCAGTGCTCCCGAAAATTTTGGCAAGTGAAGAGTCTCGTCGTCGCCTCCTCGAGGGCCACTTGTcgtatatttatattcattaAAGATTCATTGCCGCGAATGATTTTAAATGTGCTCGCCTCGTTTGCCCACAGCTTCACAGCTTGTCCTGTGGATTCCTATGGAAATGGCAGCTGGGAAAGCGGCCAGACGAAAAGCATAACTTGGACAAGATTACACCTTACGTGAATTTACTGGGgcacaaattaaaaattcatggGAAGCAGGCATAAGGCATCGTTTTGTCTCGCATTTCTCCCAGCACAGATGAAAAGGCAGTCCAGATTGCGATGATAGTTCCTCTGCGAGACCACAACGACGCTACTAATCTGTTAGGTTGTGATGTGCACCTGGCCAAATGGAATATCTTTTGTGTCTGATGCGCTCCTTCGAGTTTCGCATAACTCATCATTTGCTCGCCCAGATTGTCAAACTTTTTGCAAAACTTTtgaatgaaaaaatatccaattgCATCGTACCGGGCGAATCCTTTTCTGTGCAATTGAATGGCAAACAATATCTGATGTTGCTTCGCATAGGTAGCTCTATAAAGGACAATGATTGGGTATGGGCATGGGTATTGGTCTAAGTCCAAGTCCAAGGAGCTTTCGTCTTGGGTCCTTCCTCGCtttaagtgaaattaattcagtGCGGAATCCTGGCACATCCATATGCCATATGGCCAGGACGCTCCACCGGAACCATAACAGCATGTTTGTGAGTGTTTTGTGTGTCTGGAGGGTGTGTTTTCTGGTTGGGGAGGGGCAGgttcgagtgtgtgtgctttccTACGGTTTAATTTTGCTGTTATTGACTGCCCCAAGCGGTGAAAGGGGTTTCCGGAACAGTATATTTGTACCCTAGCTGCATGGGGGTGTATAATTCGTAGAAAGCGGCTTTTGATAACGAAATTTAAACAACATGCGTAAGGCAACTGTTTTTGAGTGATATTATAATTAGAAAAGAAATCTATTGTAAATGATTACATTTGTTAAATGAACATAATTACAATATATTGTAAACAACTTGGCTATAAGTCCACTTATTTGCTAGGGTATTACAAATTTCATTATGGCGAGTTAGGAATTCTTTCTTGTTCTTGCTGGCGCCGCTGTTGTGGGTCCTGCGGTTATGGGTTACAGGGCCGGGATTGCTTGTGCTGCTGCTTCCTGCTTCCTTCCTGACTTCCTTCCTTCGTGCCCGAGGTGGTGGGGCTTACTGGCCCGATCCTTCTGCTCCTCTTGCTTCCGTATTTGCTCGCCTGTTTTTGCGGTTAACTTGGTCTGCGAAAGGCAGGCAGTCAAGTCGGCTAAGAAGCAAGCCGGCTGGCATTGAAGTTAGCATAGAACACAAACAAGCTGGCGGcgctttttgctttttagcAACTACTACAGCCGTTCCAATTCAAGCGCCGCCCCTTGCAGTCCGCCAAATGGTATTAATTTCATTGCATAGACTAATTTGTGTACTTAAACTTTGCTAAAAGTTGCAATCAACGTGAATTGCAAATGGCAATTGCAGATGGCAGTCGGAAGCTTAAAACTGTCAAGTGGCAAACCTCGGGCTTCAGCTGCTGCTTCAGCTGCTGCTCCGGCCTCCATTCCATCTCCATTCATTTTAGCCATCCAGCCCAACTCTAACCTTGCGAACTTCCTGTCAATTGCCTTCAATTCATTCTAATTGACTTTAAAGTCATCAAAGGAGCGGCTGTCTCGGCTCTTCTTAATCGCCGTTTAACGAGGCTACCCCGACCCCACCTACCACCTACCACCCCTGACTACACTATACGTATATATTCGCACGGAAGGAGCATAATAAGCCCCTGACACCCGGACTTTACCCCCAATCCCCCGGCAGCCCTTTCACTTGGCCTTCTTATTTTGCCCTGTGGCTTCTTGCGGCGCGTAATGCTTCTTTTGTGCTTAAATCTGGTTGCCAGGCACGGGCAGACGACACGTATTAAATGAGCTGCAAACGCACAGGAAAAGCTAAAAGAAACACCTGCCATTGCTGGCCTCCACTTCatcctgctgcctgctgctggCTACGAATCCAAAGTCTTGCGCAGATTGTTTGTCGCGTTGCGAAAGCTGAACGCTGAAAGCGAGGAAGCTGACGAAGCTGAGGACCCAAGCATCAAAGAGCAAATGCCAGGGACCCGGAGTCGGGGGCCAAAGTGGTTGGGCAAAGGGGTATGGGTTCAGGTCGGTTACAGTAGCGCGCCTCAAGTAGCCGCCTTCGTCTCCGCTTTCGTCCTCTTGTTTACACGCTTGTTACGCCAACAAACATAGcgaatatata carries:
- the LOC6609365 gene encoding pikachurin; its protein translation is MSTSKHHQHHCRVVCVWLLLVLSSLSSASIAVGAIPEPEEAAFQGHCGHTSPCEQLCYEIHDGMYECDCIEGYELNKNGYSCQVINATSNSLDGRGKSDEDVLYQKGASFSAKLANDDGGKAMAKSTFTLSASPAGNENGEDESGSEGDSYDYGELEDSNSETQEQKQQLLNLQQQQQQKVNSNDYYISAESINFNSESEGQEQQDVVDFKAASTMLPSSVPSTPSRSTTRATASTTTTTTTTRRSPTRAPKQRVDVDYGEGDGSDDYSYSYKSDMSVYDDVNNNQLNLRRNSKSQTYQKTSNTNTAKNRRKYPNVTSNKVQMHITRETNRLENISAAEPAVVGAAMTTDRSTPTCNLDCGSDGICALEATAASSRCLCPFGKTGTGCQEDIRAHVPRFAKRSWLAFPALHGAYKHVQLRIEFRPESFDGIILLSGERDDLTGDFMALLLNKGFVEFWFDCGSGVGSVRSRETILLNEWNSVIIYRHRWDAWLVLNHGTKVQGRSNGLFSRITFREPVFLGGIGNITGLAKRLPLAEGFAGCIRRFVANEHDYKFTDHPLGDVINGFDIQDCSTDKCVRYPCQHGGKCLPSDQGAICLCPIGFVGDLCEIRMDLQVPAFNGSSFLRYAPLGDSALIWLELKVTLKPEQADGLILYSGPEHRGDFIALYLNDGFVEFAFDLGSGPALVRSEHSLSLGQWHTIKISRTARLAVLKVDKHQEVLTISSNGFWHLSLDQNLFVGGVNHVDRLPLDLKYKPFFVGCIQRIDINGHSLGIVAEALGGSNIGNCPHACVARPCGPLAECVPQMESYECRCSIHNERCNKAAEVPPEQLPVLALHKSKVLEAKDNGEAAKKVSGLAHKKHSKKHRNLHKPTPAKSTTTSTTSTTTTTTEAPSERTEEATAGALSNEEIEDDIIFRLVQQQQQQKELKKQHQQTTTTAPATSATSSGPPKAKPRLSGKHHASKHEHHQKPNAAFTRKLSRLPTHYESFQTNPDSDILTFEDNNDWVTSLQQQEYDDAMAASQVPLAFEDGSPGTPRSSDNNEDDENAFVFDESLFDASDGTEEYQRKQLAQDMKRIMSNSNAHSSHKKAEVQFPPQGSQEVVSPNEDTSQYSDDYNDDELLTPVMQGGEEVKLEPHASSTPQTHTDWSLLKKFDLSAEHQSQVQGVRKNFGACFAGSDSYFHYNDADTMSQVISYSIDLNLRIKTHSENGVILWTGRQGTTEEHDDYLSLGIEQGYLHFRYDLGSGEVDIRFNGTKVSDGLWHRVRAIRNSQEGYLEVDGRKTVTLRAPGKLRQLNTDTGLYVGGMPDVGYFTHQRYFSGIVGCISEIVLAGEMKLNFDPNTLGTEHNVETGLL